A genomic window from Punica granatum isolate Tunisia-2019 chromosome 2, ASM765513v2, whole genome shotgun sequence includes:
- the LOC116194073 gene encoding methyl-CpG-binding domain-containing protein 13 isoform X1, translating into MADQSSDDWLPAGWTVNLRVRPSGKKDKYIYCRLECNMQHYFAPSGHKFYSKAEVTRYLKTVPCSPPQSKEEKGAIVEESAEDASADAVQKDSPNPQEKGKLGLELFSQNHGSPESEEKFYSAEETAEDDCGNATQSGSLNSEDKENAKRDQPAEICAREDKALAVDEYAQNVCDSPMDEAKSNLEQSTENRSSPRFKEVKNVDHEESADQICGNAAENGSHQSKEEEKDGRDACDHVKQACSSSPKEKKKTRAKQSGNVSVERGVAEGLPDGWIKEIKVTKKKNVVRRDPYYIDPVSGYIFRSMKDALRYVATGDIGRLAFKRKDKGDSDAELEDAKSSSPSAIKSKKLDENGIITEDQRSKRTEQQNLDENGTSAKDENSIQHAGATDGQVRGSADVGGAKPGVSVPDLSGSNLPKLRERTEGRNNTDGTNLTPANEAGVPRDVWPLQKTGEVPALADKAAVPRDEMRLEKMEDMPATAEASGVPQDDQPPKQSEKTPPAANECGVLRAEQCLGEEETPEPADEAGIPQDEQCLEMTEEAVGNKTTPQGTPKSRKRKLLDLPRRTSSRLAGVAVDPNLEVTGARVLRTAIRRLDEGEASGVKSVSPDAVDPSLEVTRTRALRTPTGRLGEGEASGVKSVTTNSCGQLQPLSKRTRRGNKLSDSMTRVGPSEAVLEEDANKVETDQAEAVTTRGRCQLQPQTKRARRGNKLLDSVNCAGPSEAVLQDNADKLERNRAEGVTATDCCQLQPHTKRTRRGNKLAETITSVAPSEAVLEEDADKHERDRADDKKKGKSTLSSPQENIFAANHAEKPRANEESEEKPMLPFELPSGDILSDPCIEFAIKTLTGIDFDTSKNTPKSSNDSNVSRDVASLKVKAEHMEIEREINKQQAPPDKSTSKACNYEEKAGSEIPGSSLSNLPFGDSWQDPCIEFAIKTLTGAIPVEYDLDIPDLMRQQIRSSQIQESSEVALSNVGLDNFCRTDLLWQHSGDASSDKTAHRQQSGVIPIAQQPGNNVDLHRKGGAVLRQHRQDRGNKYQR; encoded by the exons ATGGCCGACCAGAGCTCCGACGACTGGCTCCCCGCTGGCTGGACTGTTAACTTGCGGGTGAGACCTAGCGGTAAGAAGGATAAG TATATATATTGTCGCTTGGAATGTAATATGCAGCATTATTTTGCTCCCTCTGGACACAAGTTCTATTCAAAAGCAGAGGTGACGCGTTATCTCAAGACTGTGCCATGCAGTCCTCCCCAGTCGAAAGAGGAGAAAGGCGCCATCGTCGAGGAATCTGCTGAAGATGCTTCTGCCGATGCTGTACAAAAAGACAGTCCTAATCCTCAGGAGAAAGGAAAGCTGGGGCTTGAGCTGTTTTCACAAAAT CACGGTTCTCCTGAATCTGAGGAGAAGTTTTATAGTGCTGAGGAAACTGCTGAAGACGATTGTGGCAATGCTACACAAAGTGGCTCTCTCAATTCTGAAGATAAAGAAAATGCTAAGCGAGATCAACCTGCAGAAATT TGTGCCAGAGAGGATAAAGCTCTAGCTGTCGATGAATATGCACAAAATGTTTGTGATTCTCCAATGGACGAGGCAAAATCCAATCTAGAGCAATCCACAGAGAAT CGCAGTTCTCCTCGATTCAAAGAAGTGAAAAATGTTGATCATGAGGAATCTGCAGATCAGATCTGTGGCAATGCTGCGGAGAATGGGTCTCATCAATCCAAAGAGGAGGAAAAAGACGGAAGAGATGCTTGTGACCATGTCAAACAAGCCTGTTCTTCTAgtccaaaagaaaagaagaaaaccaGGGCAAAGCAATCTGGAAAT GTTTCAGTTGAGAGGGGTGTAGCAGAAGGATTGCCTGATGGATGGATCAAGGAAATAAAAGttacaaagaagaaaaatgttgTCAGAAGAGATCCG TACTACATTGATCCTGTGAGTGGATATATATTCCGCTCAATGAAGGATGCGCTTCGTTACGTTGCCACCGGGGACATAGGGAGGCTCGCGTTTAAGAGAAAGGATAAAGGTGACAGTGATGCAGAGTTGGAGGACGCAAAAAGCTCT TCACCCTCAGCgatcaaaagtaaaaaattagaTGAAAATGGAATAATTACTGAGGATCAGAGATCAAAGCGGACGGAACAGCAGAATTTAGATGAAAATGGGACAAGTGCTAAGGATGAGAACTCAATACAGCATGCTGGAGCAACAGATGGACAAGTTCGTGGATCTGCTGATGTAGGAGGAGCCAAACCTG GCGTTTCAGTCCCTGATTTGAGTGGCTCAAACCTTCCGAAGCTGAGGGAGCGAACTGAAGGAAGGAATAATACTGATGGAACCAATTTAACTCCAGCTAATGAAGCTGGGGTCCCTCGAGATGTGTGGCCCTTACAAAAGACAGGAGAGGTGCCTGCTTTAGCTGACAAAGCTGCGGTCCCTAGAGATGAGATGCGCTTAGAGAAGATGGAAGACATGCCTGCTACAGCTGAAGCATCTGGGGTCCCTCAAGATGATCAGCCTCCAAAGCAGTCAGAAAAGACTCCTCCTGCTGCTAATGAATGTGGGGTCCTTCGAGCTGAGCAGTGTCTAGGAGAAGAAGAGACTCCTGAGCCAGCTGATGAAGCTGGGATCCCTCAAGATGAGCAGTGCCTGGAGATGACAGAAGAGGCGGTGGGGAACAAAACGACGCCACAGGGCACACCCAAATCTCGAAAAAGGAAGCTCCTTGACTTGCCTCGTAGGACATCAAGTCGACTTGCTGGTGTTGCAGTTGATCCTAACTTGGAAGTTACAGGAGCTCGAGTACTGCGAACTGCTATTAGAAGGTTGGATGAAGGGGAAGCTAGTGGAGTGAAAAGTGTTAGCCCTGATGCAGTTGATCCTAGCTTGGAAGTAACCAGAACTCGAGCACTGCGAACCCCTACTGGAAGATTGGGTGAAGGGGAAGCTAGTGGAGTGAAAAGTGTTACCACTAACAGTTGCGGTCAACTGCAGCCACTGAGTAAACGCACTAGAAGAGGAAATAAGTTGTCAGACTCAATGACGCGTGTGGGCCCTTCAGAAGCTGTTTTGGAGGAGGATGCCAATAAAGTGGAAACAGACCAAGCAGAAGCTGTTACCACTAGGGGTCGCTGTCAATTACAGCCACAGACTAAACGTGCCAGAAGAGGAAACAAGTTGTTGGACTCAGTGAATTGTGCGGGCCCTTCAGAAGCTGTTTTGCAAGACAATGCTGATAAACTGGAGAGAAACCGAGCAGAAGGTGTTACCGCTACGGATTGCTGTCAACTACAGCCACATACTAAACGCACCAGGAGAGGAAACAAGTTGGCAGAAACAATTACTAGTGTGGCCCCTTCAGAAGCTGTTTTGGAAGAGGATGCCGATAAACATGAGAGAGACCGAGCAGATGACAAGAAGAAAGGTAAAAGCACTCTCTCATCACCCCAGGAGAATATATTTGCTGCCAATCATGCTGAAAAGCCAAGAGCCAATGAAGAGTCGGAGGAGAAGCCCATGTTACCGTTCGAGTTGCCTTCTGGGGATATACTATCAGACCCGTGCATTGAATTCGCTATAAAGACACTCACAGGAATAGATTTTGATACTTCCAAAAACACCCCCAAATCAAGCAATGACAGCAATGTGTCAAGGGATGTAGCTTCCTTGAAAGTGAAGGCTGAGCACATGGAAATTGAGAGAGAGATCAATAAGCAGCAAGCTCCCCCAGATAAAAGTACTTCAAAGGCCTGTAATTATGAAGAGAAGGCAGGATCGGAGATTCCTggctcctctctctctaactTGCCGTTTGGAGACTCATGGCAAGACCCGTGTATTGAATTCGCCATAAAAACTCTTACCGGCGCAATTCCTGTGGAGTACGATTTGGACATTCCCGACCTCATGAGACAGCAAATAAGATCGTCCCAGATCCAAGAAAGCTCTGAGGTTGCTCTGTCTAATGTCGGGCTAGACAATTTTTGTCGAACGGATCTGTTGTGGCAGCATTCTGGTGATGCTTCTTCAGATAAGACTGCTCATAGGCAACAAAGCGGGGTAATTCCCATTGCACAGCAACCTGGTAATAATGTAGACTTACACAGGAAGGGGGGAGCTGTTCTGCGACAACACCGCCAAGACCGAGGTAACAAGTACCAAAGATAA
- the LOC116194073 gene encoding methyl-CpG-binding domain-containing protein 13 isoform X2, with protein MADQSSDDWLPAGWTVNLRVRPSGKKDKHYFAPSGHKFYSKAEVTRYLKTVPCSPPQSKEEKGAIVEESAEDASADAVQKDSPNPQEKGKLGLELFSQNHGSPESEEKFYSAEETAEDDCGNATQSGSLNSEDKENAKRDQPAEICAREDKALAVDEYAQNVCDSPMDEAKSNLEQSTENRSSPRFKEVKNVDHEESADQICGNAAENGSHQSKEEEKDGRDACDHVKQACSSSPKEKKKTRAKQSGNVSVERGVAEGLPDGWIKEIKVTKKKNVVRRDPYYIDPVSGYIFRSMKDALRYVATGDIGRLAFKRKDKGDSDAELEDAKSSSPSAIKSKKLDENGIITEDQRSKRTEQQNLDENGTSAKDENSIQHAGATDGQVRGSADVGGAKPGVSVPDLSGSNLPKLRERTEGRNNTDGTNLTPANEAGVPRDVWPLQKTGEVPALADKAAVPRDEMRLEKMEDMPATAEASGVPQDDQPPKQSEKTPPAANECGVLRAEQCLGEEETPEPADEAGIPQDEQCLEMTEEAVGNKTTPQGTPKSRKRKLLDLPRRTSSRLAGVAVDPNLEVTGARVLRTAIRRLDEGEASGVKSVSPDAVDPSLEVTRTRALRTPTGRLGEGEASGVKSVTTNSCGQLQPLSKRTRRGNKLSDSMTRVGPSEAVLEEDANKVETDQAEAVTTRGRCQLQPQTKRARRGNKLLDSVNCAGPSEAVLQDNADKLERNRAEGVTATDCCQLQPHTKRTRRGNKLAETITSVAPSEAVLEEDADKHERDRADDKKKGKSTLSSPQENIFAANHAEKPRANEESEEKPMLPFELPSGDILSDPCIEFAIKTLTGIDFDTSKNTPKSSNDSNVSRDVASLKVKAEHMEIEREINKQQAPPDKSTSKACNYEEKAGSEIPGSSLSNLPFGDSWQDPCIEFAIKTLTGAIPVEYDLDIPDLMRQQIRSSQIQESSEVALSNVGLDNFCRTDLLWQHSGDASSDKTAHRQQSGVIPIAQQPGNNVDLHRKGGAVLRQHRQDRGNKYQR; from the exons ATGGCCGACCAGAGCTCCGACGACTGGCTCCCCGCTGGCTGGACTGTTAACTTGCGGGTGAGACCTAGCGGTAAGAAGGATAAG CATTATTTTGCTCCCTCTGGACACAAGTTCTATTCAAAAGCAGAGGTGACGCGTTATCTCAAGACTGTGCCATGCAGTCCTCCCCAGTCGAAAGAGGAGAAAGGCGCCATCGTCGAGGAATCTGCTGAAGATGCTTCTGCCGATGCTGTACAAAAAGACAGTCCTAATCCTCAGGAGAAAGGAAAGCTGGGGCTTGAGCTGTTTTCACAAAAT CACGGTTCTCCTGAATCTGAGGAGAAGTTTTATAGTGCTGAGGAAACTGCTGAAGACGATTGTGGCAATGCTACACAAAGTGGCTCTCTCAATTCTGAAGATAAAGAAAATGCTAAGCGAGATCAACCTGCAGAAATT TGTGCCAGAGAGGATAAAGCTCTAGCTGTCGATGAATATGCACAAAATGTTTGTGATTCTCCAATGGACGAGGCAAAATCCAATCTAGAGCAATCCACAGAGAAT CGCAGTTCTCCTCGATTCAAAGAAGTGAAAAATGTTGATCATGAGGAATCTGCAGATCAGATCTGTGGCAATGCTGCGGAGAATGGGTCTCATCAATCCAAAGAGGAGGAAAAAGACGGAAGAGATGCTTGTGACCATGTCAAACAAGCCTGTTCTTCTAgtccaaaagaaaagaagaaaaccaGGGCAAAGCAATCTGGAAAT GTTTCAGTTGAGAGGGGTGTAGCAGAAGGATTGCCTGATGGATGGATCAAGGAAATAAAAGttacaaagaagaaaaatgttgTCAGAAGAGATCCG TACTACATTGATCCTGTGAGTGGATATATATTCCGCTCAATGAAGGATGCGCTTCGTTACGTTGCCACCGGGGACATAGGGAGGCTCGCGTTTAAGAGAAAGGATAAAGGTGACAGTGATGCAGAGTTGGAGGACGCAAAAAGCTCT TCACCCTCAGCgatcaaaagtaaaaaattagaTGAAAATGGAATAATTACTGAGGATCAGAGATCAAAGCGGACGGAACAGCAGAATTTAGATGAAAATGGGACAAGTGCTAAGGATGAGAACTCAATACAGCATGCTGGAGCAACAGATGGACAAGTTCGTGGATCTGCTGATGTAGGAGGAGCCAAACCTG GCGTTTCAGTCCCTGATTTGAGTGGCTCAAACCTTCCGAAGCTGAGGGAGCGAACTGAAGGAAGGAATAATACTGATGGAACCAATTTAACTCCAGCTAATGAAGCTGGGGTCCCTCGAGATGTGTGGCCCTTACAAAAGACAGGAGAGGTGCCTGCTTTAGCTGACAAAGCTGCGGTCCCTAGAGATGAGATGCGCTTAGAGAAGATGGAAGACATGCCTGCTACAGCTGAAGCATCTGGGGTCCCTCAAGATGATCAGCCTCCAAAGCAGTCAGAAAAGACTCCTCCTGCTGCTAATGAATGTGGGGTCCTTCGAGCTGAGCAGTGTCTAGGAGAAGAAGAGACTCCTGAGCCAGCTGATGAAGCTGGGATCCCTCAAGATGAGCAGTGCCTGGAGATGACAGAAGAGGCGGTGGGGAACAAAACGACGCCACAGGGCACACCCAAATCTCGAAAAAGGAAGCTCCTTGACTTGCCTCGTAGGACATCAAGTCGACTTGCTGGTGTTGCAGTTGATCCTAACTTGGAAGTTACAGGAGCTCGAGTACTGCGAACTGCTATTAGAAGGTTGGATGAAGGGGAAGCTAGTGGAGTGAAAAGTGTTAGCCCTGATGCAGTTGATCCTAGCTTGGAAGTAACCAGAACTCGAGCACTGCGAACCCCTACTGGAAGATTGGGTGAAGGGGAAGCTAGTGGAGTGAAAAGTGTTACCACTAACAGTTGCGGTCAACTGCAGCCACTGAGTAAACGCACTAGAAGAGGAAATAAGTTGTCAGACTCAATGACGCGTGTGGGCCCTTCAGAAGCTGTTTTGGAGGAGGATGCCAATAAAGTGGAAACAGACCAAGCAGAAGCTGTTACCACTAGGGGTCGCTGTCAATTACAGCCACAGACTAAACGTGCCAGAAGAGGAAACAAGTTGTTGGACTCAGTGAATTGTGCGGGCCCTTCAGAAGCTGTTTTGCAAGACAATGCTGATAAACTGGAGAGAAACCGAGCAGAAGGTGTTACCGCTACGGATTGCTGTCAACTACAGCCACATACTAAACGCACCAGGAGAGGAAACAAGTTGGCAGAAACAATTACTAGTGTGGCCCCTTCAGAAGCTGTTTTGGAAGAGGATGCCGATAAACATGAGAGAGACCGAGCAGATGACAAGAAGAAAGGTAAAAGCACTCTCTCATCACCCCAGGAGAATATATTTGCTGCCAATCATGCTGAAAAGCCAAGAGCCAATGAAGAGTCGGAGGAGAAGCCCATGTTACCGTTCGAGTTGCCTTCTGGGGATATACTATCAGACCCGTGCATTGAATTCGCTATAAAGACACTCACAGGAATAGATTTTGATACTTCCAAAAACACCCCCAAATCAAGCAATGACAGCAATGTGTCAAGGGATGTAGCTTCCTTGAAAGTGAAGGCTGAGCACATGGAAATTGAGAGAGAGATCAATAAGCAGCAAGCTCCCCCAGATAAAAGTACTTCAAAGGCCTGTAATTATGAAGAGAAGGCAGGATCGGAGATTCCTggctcctctctctctaactTGCCGTTTGGAGACTCATGGCAAGACCCGTGTATTGAATTCGCCATAAAAACTCTTACCGGCGCAATTCCTGTGGAGTACGATTTGGACATTCCCGACCTCATGAGACAGCAAATAAGATCGTCCCAGATCCAAGAAAGCTCTGAGGTTGCTCTGTCTAATGTCGGGCTAGACAATTTTTGTCGAACGGATCTGTTGTGGCAGCATTCTGGTGATGCTTCTTCAGATAAGACTGCTCATAGGCAACAAAGCGGGGTAATTCCCATTGCACAGCAACCTGGTAATAATGTAGACTTACACAGGAAGGGGGGAGCTGTTCTGCGACAACACCGCCAAGACCGAGGTAACAAGTACCAAAGATAA
- the LOC116197797 gene encoding chromosome transmission fidelity protein 8 homolog — MQIQLKCSCGEGNCLEWAIIELQGVVEVQPGFQDQLQDLEIGRLCRPSQDTYTFTVGYHELTGSKVPLKKPLVVLKKIKHLRMEESSDVNSSSSSEVELEVIGIIRHRILFKTRPKALISRPPPVVKERNHAEGSVASG, encoded by the exons ATGCAGATACAGTTGAAGTGCAGTTGTGGAGAAGGAAACTGCCTTGAATGGGCAATTATTGAATTGCAAGGTGTGGTTGAAGTCCAACCGGGCTTCCAGGACCAATTACAGGACCTCGAAATTGGTCGGCTGTGTCGTCCTTCTCAG GACACCTACACTTTTACTGTTGGATATCATGAACTGACTGGATCAAAAGTTCCTCTGAAGAAACCTCTTGTGGTGctgaagaaaataaaacacTTACGCATGGAGGAAAGTAGTGATGTTAATTCGTCCAGTTCTTCCGAGGTAGAGCTTGAAGTTATTGGAATCATCAGGCACCGGATATTGTTCAAGACCAGACCAAAGGCCCTTATATCAC GACCGCCGCCAGTTGTGAAGGAAAGAAACCATGCAGAGGGATCGGTTGCATCAGGTTAA
- the LOC116197796 gene encoding ADP-ribosylation factor-related protein 1, with protein sequence MFSLFYGLWKYMFSKTEFHILILGIDKSGKTTLLEKLKSIYSNLEGLPPDRIVPTVGLNIGRVALPNAKLVFWDLGGQPGLRSIWEKYYEEAHAVVFVIDAACPSRFEDSKSALEKVLRNDELQGAPVLILANKQDLPEAVSTEELARYLDLKKLDERVSMYEAVSAYDGLGIRESVEWLVEVMERSKRTEMLSTRAGASPA encoded by the exons ATGTTCTCCTTGTTCTATGGACTTTGGAAGTATATGTTTAGTAAGACGGAGTTTCATATACTCATTCTTGGGATAGACAAATCGGGAAAAACG ACCTTGTTGGAGAAATTGAAATCTATATACTCAAACTTGGAAGGGCTTCCTCCTGATCGAATTGTTCCCACTGTCGGACTGAATATCGGTCGAGTTGCATTGCCCAATGCGAAGCTGGTGTTCTGGGATCTAGGAGGCCAG CCTGGTCTTCGTTCAATATGGGAGAAATATTACGAAGAGGCCCATGCGGTGGTATTTGTGATTGATGCTGCATGTCCGTCGCGTTTTGAAGATTCAAAATCTGCGTTAG AAAAGGTCCTCCGGAATGATGAATTGCAAGGAGCTCCAGTTTTGATATTAGCAAACAAGCAG GATCTTCCTGAAGCTGTATCAACAGAAGAACTTGCTCGTTACCTAGATTTGAAGAAGTTGGATGAAAGGGTTTCCATGTATGAAGCTGTTTCAGCCTATGACGG GCTGGGGATTAGAGAGAGTGTAGAGTGGCTGGTGGAAGTCATGGAGAGAAGCAAGAGAACCGAGATGTTGAGCACACGTGCAGGAGCAAGTCCTGCttag